In Nocardioides nitrophenolicus, the genomic window CCTGGGCCTCGACCACGGCCTGCGCGAGCTGCGGCCCGGCCTCGGTCAGCGGGCCCTGGGCGAGCAGCACGTGGTAGTCGATCCGGTGCCGCTCCCACTCGTCGTCGACGAGGAAGTCGGGGTGCACGCCCATCAGCCAGCCGACGTACTTCCACAGGTGCATGAGCGCGCGCGAGTCCCGCTGCGAGATCGGTACGCCGAGCGCCCGCGAGCCGATGATGAGCACCCCGTCGAACAGCCCGAGGGTCGAGGCCTGGTCGGCCTGGTTGATCGGCAGCCCCCACTGCGCGGTGTCCCAGCTGTCCTCGAAGGCGTGGTTGACCAGGGCGTGCATCAGCCGGACGTGGACCGTCAGCCGCCAGCCCTCGCCCGGCGCCCGCCCGTCGCGCGGCGCGACCAGGGAGCCCGGGTCGGTGAGGCTGGCGCCCCACTTCTGGGTCTCGGCGAGGCGGCGCAGGGTCTGGGCCCCGGTCAGCCCGCCGGTGGCGACGAGCAGGTCGGTCGGCCCGCCGAAGCGGTAGCCGCCGACCAGGGAGAGCTGCAGCAGCACGTCCTGTGCGTTCTGCCCGAGACGCCGGAACACCCGCGCTCCCTCCTCGACGAGGTCGCGGTCGAGCCAGTCGGGGTCGCGCTCGAGCTCGGCGAGGAAGTCGACGAGCGCCGGCGGCGCGTCCGGTACGGCGGCCAGGCCACCCTCGAGGGCGCGACGGAACTGGTCCATCCGGACCCGCCCGGGCGCGTCCCCTCGCAACCGGATCGCGTCCGCGAGGCGCGCACCGAGCTCGTCGCGCTCGAACATCGCGCGGCCGATCCGCTCGAGCAGCGCCTCGTCGGTGCCGTGCACCCGACCGACCACCTTGAGCGGGCGGCCGAGGCGGCGGTTGCGCTCACCGCCGGCGCGGAAGCGGGTCGGGTAGGGACGCTCGAGGGACTCGCCGCTCGCCGGTGCCAGGTCGGTGCTCATGACATCATCCTGACGCGAGTCATTGCTCGCATTCAACTCGCGAACGGACGCAGCCACGCCACCCG contains:
- a CDS encoding oxygenase MpaB family protein, with product MSTDLAPASGESLERPYPTRFRAGGERNRRLGRPLKVVGRVHGTDEALLERIGRAMFERDELGARLADAIRLRGDAPGRVRMDQFRRALEGGLAAVPDAPPALVDFLAELERDPDWLDRDLVEEGARVFRRLGQNAQDVLLQLSLVGGYRFGGPTDLLVATGGLTGAQTLRRLAETQKWGASLTDPGSLVAPRDGRAPGEGWRLTVHVRLMHALVNHAFEDSWDTAQWGLPINQADQASTLGLFDGVLIIGSRALGVPISQRDSRALMHLWKYVGWLMGVHPDFLVDDEWERHRIDYHVLLAQGPLTEAGPQLAQAVVEAQALRRYPGWPAALQPLRARYERERLLSMLTVFLGPESMRELGLPMRPPWAHAYLVGLNTLRYRVLKRLPGGPDRLARWGGRRAQWLLDSYFQGDAEDVGELRA